In one Nomascus leucogenys isolate Asia chromosome 13, Asia_NLE_v1, whole genome shotgun sequence genomic region, the following are encoded:
- the NNAT gene encoding neuronatin isoform X3, translated as MAAVAAASAELLIIGWYIFRVLLQVFLECCIYWVGFAFRNPPGTQPIARSVQVLPAEAGVHGVADRAAGVGGAQAASPQLRPQLPALGGRIIRCSCASRPAREPVPHRNVGSPVFPRQRSTWQGQ; from the exons ATGGCGGCAGTGGCGGCAGCCTCAGCTGAACTGCTCATCATCGGCTGGTACATCTTCCGCGTGCTGCTGCAG GTGTTCCTGGAATGCTGCATTTACTGGGTAGGATTCGCTTTTCGAAATCCTCCAGGGACACAGCCCATTGCGAGAA GTGTTCAGGTACTCCCTGCAGAAGCTGGCGTACACGGTGTCGCGGACCGGGCGGCAGGTGTTGGGGGAGCGCAGGCAGCGAGCCCCCAACTGaggccccagctcccagccctggGCGGCCGTATCATCAGGTGCTCCTGTGCATCTCGGCCAGCACGGGAGCCAGTGCCGCACAGGAATGTGGGGTCCCCTGTGTTCCCTCGCCAGAGGAGCACTTGGCAAGGTCAGTGA
- the NNAT gene encoding neuronatin isoform X2, protein MAAVAAASAELLIIGWYIFRVLLQVFRYSLQKLAYTVSRTGRQVLGERRQRAPN, encoded by the exons ATGGCGGCAGTGGCGGCAGCCTCAGCTGAACTGCTCATCATCGGCTGGTACATCTTCCGCGTGCTGCTGCAG GTGTTCAGGTACTCCCTGCAGAAGCTGGCGTACACGGTGTCGCGGACCGGGCGGCAGGTGTTGGGGGAGCGCAGGCAGCGAGCCCCCAACTGa
- the NNAT gene encoding neuronatin isoform X1, translating to MAAVAAASAELLIIGWYIFRVLLQVFLECCIYWVGFAFRNPPGTQPIARSEVFRYSLQKLAYTVSRTGRQVLGERRQRAPN from the exons ATGGCGGCAGTGGCGGCAGCCTCAGCTGAACTGCTCATCATCGGCTGGTACATCTTCCGCGTGCTGCTGCAG GTGTTCCTGGAATGCTGCATTTACTGGGTAGGATTCGCTTTTCGAAATCCTCCAGGGACACAGCCCATTGCGAGAAGTGAG GTGTTCAGGTACTCCCTGCAGAAGCTGGCGTACACGGTGTCGCGGACCGGGCGGCAGGTGTTGGGGGAGCGCAGGCAGCGAGCCCCCAACTGa
- the BLCAP gene encoding bladder cancer-associated protein gives MYCLQWLLPVLLIPKPLNPALWFSHSMFMGFYLLSFLLERKPCTICALVFLAALFLICYSCWGNCFLYHCSDSPLPESAHDPGVVGT, from the coding sequence ATGTATTGCCTCCAGTGGCTGCTGCCCGTCCTCCTCATCCCCAAGCCCCTCAACCCCGCCCTGTGGTTCAGCCACTCCATGTTCATGGGCTTCTACCTGCTCAGCTTCCTCCTGGAACGGAAGCCTTGCACAatttgtgccttggttttcctGGCAGCCTTGTTCCTTATCTGCTATAGCTGCTGGGGAAACTGTTTCCTGTACCACTGCTCCGATTCCCCGCTTCCAGAATCGGCGCATGATCCTGGCGTTGTGGGCACCTAA